A window of the Amycolatopsis solani genome harbors these coding sequences:
- a CDS encoding ATP-binding protein, with amino-acid sequence MLLLPVLVALLLAGSRVQGELARAGGLSAVRDQMPVVQGISELAGLVDDEMIHDGAADRTAAVDRKAASVRRDAAFSQLTPEIAGTLEDQLGKLAGLRQQTGSAAEKTAAYHDFTILLSEVIPVVVGQAGNSDLDASATLGAALAQLRTVLAVQEGAAGKPGGAAVAERAASEEAVLTGQIRRVTPAGAAAARFAAATSTGAGGPAAKRAVLGTVLAEQVKTLSDAVGAETDAARSAALRDAALVLASLLGALAIALVVARSVVAPIRLLHAAALDTARRRLPGTIDRIRAGEDVDWRATPPLPIDSEDELGQLARAFDDMHRQAVRLAVGEQAEMRIQVSEMFMTLSRRSQSLVELQLSVIEDLEADEQDPQRLAELFQIDHIATRLRRNGENLQVLAGGRPVRRETGPVATVELLRAATSEVKDYQRITLGNAPRGSVQAEAAADVVHILAELLENAIRSSPPDEQVVLTADRGFDGGVLVEVVDTGLGMTREDLEAANARLAAGASVSPETTRRMGLFVVSRLAASHGITVRLRPTANRAASAGITASVHVPGVLVQVDLPPRPGPLALPAGSTNGVARPEAEPRWPAEEPAPVPPAGPPTPIFDHMLSHWFAEKPPKARPDGWVSPADQVRQAAEAAVGPTGEPEFTDSGLPTRQPGAQLAPGSAAPRRPPQADPSFRDPAAVRSNLSRHYSGMRAARHRVAAEPDAEQR; translated from the coding sequence GTGCTGTTGCTGCCCGTCCTGGTCGCTTTGCTGCTGGCCGGGTCCCGGGTGCAGGGCGAACTCGCCCGGGCCGGTGGGCTCAGCGCCGTGCGCGACCAAATGCCCGTCGTGCAAGGGATTTCCGAACTCGCCGGGCTCGTCGACGACGAGATGATCCACGACGGCGCCGCCGACCGGACCGCCGCCGTCGACCGGAAAGCCGCTTCGGTCCGCCGGGACGCCGCATTTTCGCAGCTCACCCCGGAAATCGCCGGCACTTTGGAAGATCAGCTCGGGAAATTGGCCGGCCTGCGCCAGCAGACCGGTTCCGCGGCGGAGAAAACCGCCGCTTACCACGACTTCACGATCCTGCTCAGCGAAGTGATCCCCGTCGTCGTCGGCCAGGCCGGGAATTCGGATCTCGACGCGTCGGCGACGCTCGGCGCGGCATTGGCGCAGCTGAGGACCGTGCTCGCCGTCCAGGAAGGGGCGGCGGGCAAGCCCGGCGGCGCCGCGGTGGCCGAGCGCGCCGCGTCCGAGGAAGCCGTGCTCACCGGCCAGATCCGCCGGGTCACGCCGGCCGGTGCGGCCGCCGCCCGGTTCGCCGCGGCGACCAGCACGGGCGCCGGCGGGCCCGCGGCCAAGCGCGCGGTGCTCGGCACCGTCCTCGCCGAACAGGTGAAAACGCTTTCGGACGCGGTCGGCGCGGAGACCGACGCGGCCCGCTCGGCCGCGTTGCGCGACGCCGCCCTGGTGCTCGCGTCGCTGCTCGGCGCCCTCGCCATCGCGCTCGTCGTCGCGCGGTCGGTCGTGGCCCCGATCCGGCTGCTGCACGCGGCCGCGCTCGACACCGCGCGCCGTCGGCTGCCGGGCACCATCGACCGCATCCGGGCGGGCGAGGACGTCGACTGGCGCGCGACCCCGCCGCTCCCGATCGACTCGGAGGACGAGCTCGGCCAGCTCGCCCGCGCCTTCGACGACATGCACCGGCAGGCGGTCCGGCTCGCCGTCGGTGAGCAGGCCGAGATGCGGATCCAGGTCAGCGAGATGTTCATGACGCTGTCCCGCCGCAGCCAGTCGCTGGTGGAACTGCAGCTTTCGGTGATCGAAGACCTGGAGGCCGACGAGCAGGACCCGCAGCGGCTGGCGGAGCTGTTCCAGATCGACCACATCGCCACCCGGCTGCGGCGCAACGGCGAGAACCTGCAGGTTCTCGCCGGTGGCCGGCCGGTGCGGCGGGAAACCGGCCCGGTCGCGACGGTCGAGCTGCTGCGCGCGGCGACGTCGGAGGTCAAGGACTACCAGCGCATCACCCTCGGCAACGCGCCGCGCGGCTCGGTGCAGGCCGAAGCCGCGGCCGACGTCGTGCACATCCTGGCGGAGCTGCTGGAGAACGCCATCCGCTCGTCGCCGCCGGACGAGCAGGTCGTGCTCACCGCCGACCGCGGCTTCGACGGCGGCGTGCTGGTCGAGGTCGTCGACACCGGCCTCGGCATGACCCGCGAAGACCTGGAAGCGGCCAACGCCCGGCTGGCCGCCGGGGCGTCGGTGAGCCCGGAGACCACCCGCCGGATGGGCCTGTTCGTGGTGAGCAGGCTGGCCGCCTCGCACGGGATCACCGTCCGGCTCCGGCCGACGGCCAACCGGGCCGCGAGCGCCGGCATCACCGCCAGCGTGCACGTCCCCGGCGTGCTGGTCCAGGTCGACCTGCCGCCGCGGCCCGGCCCGCTCGCGCTGCCCGCGGGCAGCACCAACGGCGTCGCGCGGCCCGAGGCCGAACCCCGGTGGCCCGCCGAAGAACCCGCACCCGTGCCGCCGGCCGGTCCACCGACGCCGATCTTCGACCACATGTTGTCGCACTGGTTCGCGGAAAAGCCGCCGAAGGCGCGTCCGGACGGCTGGGTGAGCCCCGCGGACCAGGTGCGGCAGGCCGCGGAAGCCGCGGTGGGACCCACGGGCGAACCCGAGTTCACCGACTCGGGCCTGCCGACCCGGCAGCCCGGCGCCCAGCTGGCACCGGGCTCGGCCGCCCCGCGCCGCCCGCCGCAGGCGGACCCGTCCTTCCGCGACCCGGCCGCGGTGCGGAGCAACCTTTCCCGGCACTACAGCGGCATGCGCGCGGCCCGCCACCGGGTCGCGGCCGAGCCGGACGCGGAGCAGCGATGA
- a CDS encoding roadblock/LC7 domain-containing protein, whose protein sequence is MSPRQEGTEVTDGSRNWLVSAFTQEVPGVAHAALVSADGLLVAANETLPRDRGDQLSAIASGLSSLALGTADLFTAGRVVQSVIEMEQGFLLLMNVGDGSNLVVLANPGCDIGLVGYEMTLLVDRVGKVVETPARPAASPGAAR, encoded by the coding sequence ATGAGTCCTCGGCAGGAAGGAACAGAAGTGACCGACGGGTCCCGGAACTGGCTGGTGTCGGCGTTCACCCAGGAGGTGCCCGGGGTGGCGCACGCGGCGCTCGTCTCGGCGGACGGGCTGCTCGTGGCGGCGAACGAAACCCTGCCGCGGGACCGCGGCGACCAGCTCTCGGCGATCGCGTCCGGGCTCTCCAGCCTCGCGCTCGGCACGGCCGACCTGTTCACCGCGGGCCGGGTCGTGCAGTCGGTGATCGAGATGGAGCAGGGTTTCCTGCTGCTGATGAACGTCGGCGACGGCTCCAACCTGGTGGTGCTGGCCAACCCCGGCTGCGACATCGGGCTGGTGGGCTACGAGATGACGTTGCTCGTGGACCGGGTCGGGAAGGTGGTCGAGACACCGGCGCGGCCGGCGGCCTCCCCGGGAGCGGCCCGGTGA
- a CDS encoding DUF742 domain-containing protein — translation MTDGRRREGGRHTAALARPYAWTAGRTRPKVDLAVEALVETTAEGRTASFSPTNPLAAVMQLCLQKRSVAEVAAHLGVPLGVARVLIGDLLSAGQVSIRDTLTADASWDERNDLLERVLSGLRAL, via the coding sequence GTGACCGACGGCCGGCGCCGCGAGGGCGGGCGGCACACGGCGGCACTGGCCCGTCCCTACGCCTGGACCGCCGGCCGCACGCGGCCGAAGGTCGACCTGGCGGTGGAAGCCCTCGTCGAGACCACGGCGGAAGGCCGCACGGCGTCCTTCAGCCCGACCAACCCCCTGGCCGCGGTGATGCAGCTGTGCCTGCAGAAGCGTTCGGTGGCCGAGGTCGCGGCCCACCTCGGCGTGCCGCTCGGGGTGGCCAGGGTGCTCATCGGCGACCTGCTCAGCGCCGGCCAGGTGTCCATCCGCGACACGCTCACCGCCGACGCCTCCTGGGACGAACGCAACGACCTGCTCGAAAGGGTCCTCAGTGGACTACGTGCACTCTGA
- a CDS encoding GTP-binding protein, whose amino-acid sequence MDYVHSDKLITSAKIVVAGGFGAGKTTFVGAVSEIDPLRTEALMTTAAVGVDRTEAVPGKFATTVAMDFGRLTLADDLILYVFGTPGQHRFWFMWDDLVCGAVAAIVLVDTRRLADSFASIDFFESRGLPFLVAINQFEDTRQHAPAQVREALKIPAAVEVVTCDARSPESTKRTLLAAAEHALAEHHSPRSRKV is encoded by the coding sequence GTGGACTACGTGCACTCTGACAAACTGATCACCTCGGCCAAGATCGTCGTCGCGGGCGGCTTCGGGGCCGGCAAGACGACGTTCGTCGGCGCCGTCTCGGAAATCGACCCGCTGCGCACCGAAGCGCTGATGACGACGGCGGCGGTCGGCGTCGACCGGACCGAAGCGGTGCCGGGGAAGTTCGCCACGACGGTCGCGATGGACTTCGGCAGGCTCACCCTCGCCGACGACCTGATCCTCTACGTCTTCGGCACCCCGGGCCAGCACCGGTTCTGGTTCATGTGGGACGACCTGGTCTGCGGCGCGGTGGCCGCGATCGTCCTGGTCGACACCCGCCGCCTGGCGGACTCGTTCGCGTCGATCGACTTCTTCGAGTCGCGCGGCCTGCCGTTCCTGGTGGCCATCAACCAGTTCGAGGACACCCGCCAGCACGCGCCCGCGCAGGTGCGCGAAGCCCTCAAGATCCCGGCGGCGGTGGAGGTCGTCACCTGCGACGCGCGTTCCCCGGAGTCCACGAAGCGGACCCTCCTCGCCGCGGCCGAGCACGCGCTCGCCGAGCACCACTCACCACGATCGCGGAAAGTCTGA
- a CDS encoding MHYT domain-containing protein, whose product MNHEDFAMGHWLVVLAYLTSVVGCALGLACTLQARSTDNPRVRLTWLGLAALSIGGVGIWVMHFIAMLGFSTPGLPVRYDIFRTAVSAVLSVAAVFCGLLVFGVRNRFAWRRLLLGGLLTGLAVAVMHYTGMWAVQVKGSIGYDPVLVVLSVVIAVVAATAALWCTVGLDKLLPRLAAGLVMGAAVTGMHYTGMAAVRLHLDPAAPDPSGTEVFSFLFPVFVLAALAMAVPICAVLMATSSSPAPRHTTVGS is encoded by the coding sequence ATGAACCACGAAGACTTCGCCATGGGGCACTGGCTCGTGGTGCTCGCCTACCTGACGTCGGTGGTGGGGTGCGCCCTCGGGCTGGCCTGCACGCTGCAGGCGCGCTCCACCGACAACCCGCGCGTCCGGCTGACGTGGCTGGGGCTGGCGGCGCTGTCCATCGGCGGCGTCGGCATCTGGGTCATGCACTTCATCGCGATGCTGGGCTTCTCGACGCCGGGCCTGCCGGTGCGCTACGACATCTTCCGCACGGCGGTCTCGGCGGTCCTTTCGGTGGCGGCGGTGTTCTGCGGCCTGCTGGTGTTCGGCGTCCGCAACCGGTTCGCCTGGCGCCGCCTGCTGCTGGGCGGCCTGCTCACCGGGCTCGCGGTGGCGGTGATGCACTACACGGGCATGTGGGCGGTCCAGGTCAAGGGCTCGATCGGCTACGACCCGGTGCTGGTGGTGCTGTCGGTGGTCATCGCGGTGGTGGCGGCCACGGCGGCCCTGTGGTGCACGGTCGGCCTGGACAAGCTGCTGCCCCGCCTGGCGGCGGGCCTGGTGATGGGCGCGGCGGTGACGGGCATGCACTACACGGGCATGGCGGCGGTCCGCCTCCACCTCGACCCGGCGGCGCCGGACCCGTCCGGCACGGAGGTGTTCTCGTTCCTGTTCCCGGTGTTCGTGCTGGCGGCACTGGCGATGGCGGTCCCGATCTGCGCGGTCCTGATGGCCACATCGAGCTCACCGGCACCCCGGCACACGACAGTCGGCTCCTGA
- a CDS encoding PaaI family thioesterase, with protein MSFPVVDGVPPGRALLGARIRELIEASVRVRDDEAGLAAAASRVEAVTAALRAAGEAPPLLLAALEDGGHLSVNNPLEGPGNPLAPPLSWVHVGPDSVRAEVLLGAAHEGPPGRVHGGWVAAVLDHVLGRATAAAGYPGMTASLTVDYHRGTPYAVPLVAEGRLERRDGRKLHASGTLRAGEEVCATASAILVHFSADRFPVPTD; from the coding sequence ATGTCCTTCCCGGTCGTCGACGGCGTCCCGCCCGGGCGTGCCCTGCTCGGCGCCCGCATCCGGGAGCTGATCGAAGCGTCCGTGCGCGTGCGCGACGACGAAGCCGGCCTGGCCGCGGCGGCGAGCCGGGTCGAGGCGGTCACCGCGGCCCTGCGCGCCGCCGGGGAAGCCCCGCCGTTGCTGCTGGCCGCGCTCGAGGACGGCGGGCACCTGAGCGTCAACAACCCGCTGGAAGGGCCCGGGAACCCGCTGGCGCCGCCGCTGTCCTGGGTGCACGTCGGCCCGGACTCGGTGCGCGCGGAGGTCCTCCTCGGCGCGGCGCACGAGGGCCCACCGGGCCGCGTCCACGGCGGCTGGGTGGCGGCGGTCCTCGACCACGTCCTCGGCCGCGCCACGGCGGCGGCGGGCTACCCGGGGATGACGGCGTCGTTGACGGTCGACTACCACCGGGGTACGCCGTACGCGGTCCCGCTCGTCGCCGAAGGCCGGCTGGAGCGGCGGGACGGGCGCAAGCTGCACGCGTCGGGGACGCTGCGGGCGGGCGAGGAGGTCTGCGCGACGGCGTCGGCGATCCTGGTCCACTTCAGCGCGGACCGCTTCCCGGTCCCCACGGACTGA
- a CDS encoding SDR family NAD(P)-dependent oxidoreductase produces MTSALDLSGTITCVTGAAGGIGRGIALRFAAAGSAVAVHHRRPGAADDVVEAIEAAGGRARAFAAELTDDTACHALLDAVAAWGGRLDALVNNAGVQPVEALEDITAERWRAMLDATLTSAFSCTQAAARLLGDGGSITHVASIEARQPAPGHVHYSAAKAALVMHARGAALEYGPRGIRVNTVSPGLIDRPGLARDWPDGVGRWHRAAPLGRLGTPADVGNACVFLASPLASFVTGHDLVVDGGVTARPTW; encoded by the coding sequence ATGACCAGCGCACTCGACCTCTCCGGCACCATCACCTGCGTCACCGGCGCGGCCGGCGGCATCGGGCGCGGGATCGCGCTCCGGTTCGCCGCGGCGGGCAGCGCGGTGGCCGTGCACCACCGGCGTCCCGGCGCCGCCGACGACGTCGTCGAAGCGATCGAAGCCGCCGGTGGTCGGGCTCGCGCGTTCGCCGCCGAGCTCACCGACGACACCGCCTGCCACGCCCTGCTCGACGCCGTCGCGGCGTGGGGCGGGCGGCTCGACGCGCTGGTCAACAACGCCGGCGTCCAGCCGGTGGAGGCCCTCGAAGACATCACGGCCGAGCGCTGGCGTGCGATGCTGGACGCGACCCTGACCAGCGCGTTCTCCTGCACGCAGGCGGCGGCGCGGCTGCTGGGCGACGGCGGGAGCATCACGCACGTCGCGTCGATCGAGGCCCGGCAGCCGGCCCCGGGGCACGTCCACTACAGCGCGGCGAAGGCGGCGCTGGTGATGCACGCGCGTGGCGCGGCGCTGGAGTACGGGCCGCGCGGGATCCGCGTCAACACGGTGTCCCCCGGGCTGATCGACCGGCCCGGTCTCGCGCGGGACTGGCCGGACGGCGTCGGCCGCTGGCACCGCGCGGCCCCGCTGGGCCGCCTGGGCACCCCGGCCGACGTCGGCAACGCGTGCGTCTTCCTGGCGTCGCCGCTCGCGTCCTTCGTCACCGGCCACGACCTCGTCGTCGACGGCGGCGTCACCGCACGCCCGACCTGGTAA